In Cucurbita pepo subsp. pepo cultivar mu-cu-16 chromosome LG04, ASM280686v2, whole genome shotgun sequence, the following are encoded in one genomic region:
- the LOC111793221 gene encoding uncharacterized protein LOC111793221 encodes MSTPVTEAVLLSGIFLLLSGSCIVVLNFDLMGRWVPIVGLLVVAGVAVVAARATMVAWITVLVLLAFAGNRRRVLVKQGRQITADVAMYLGAVLVKERGLVAVAFAAVLSFVAVVRSMEIDSLSVSV; translated from the coding sequence TCGACTCCGGTGACGGAGGCAGTTTTGCTGTCGGGGATATTTCTGTTGCTTTCAGGTTCGTGTATTGTCgttcttaattttgatttgatgggGCGATGGGTTCCAATTGTGGGGTTGCTAGTGGTTGCCGGAGTGGCGGTGGTGGCCGCGAGAGCCACCATGGTGGCGTGGATCACGGTGTTGGTGCTGTTGGCGTTCGCAGGAAACCGACGGCGGGTTTTGGTGAAACAGGGGAGACAGATCACCGCTGATGTAGCCATGTACTTGGGCGCCGTGTTGGTTAAAGAAAGAGGGCTTGTTGCTGTTGCTTTCGCCGCCGTCCTCAGCTTCGTCGCCGTGGTTCGGTCGATGGAGATCGATTCACTCTCTGTTTCTGTTTAA
- the LOC111793200 gene encoding pentatricopeptide repeat-containing protein At3g48250, chloroplastic, giving the protein MARRKAILTSLTLANSLFSTRSSHSQVTRFLPSSLSHQSRFPPFTTNHRIMFFSSKPHSLLELVLANDWSEILETELETLNPTLTHETMVYVLKRLDKEPQKASDFFNWACGKNGSTQSSPIYSILLRIFVQNESMKQFWITLRVMKERGFYLDEETYLTILGVLKRAKKAADATALTHFYNRMLQENAMDSVVQKVVNIVLQSEWNNDVAEKLEGLGIVLSDSFVIRVLKELRNFPLKGLSFFHWVGCRPDYDHNTVTYNAIARVLGRDDSIEAFWGLVEEMKNAGHEIDIDTYIKISRQFQRSKMMGDAVKLYELMMDGPYKPSLQDCSVLLRSISASDNPDLSLVFRVAKKFEATGYSLSKAVYDGIHRSLTSAGKFDEAENIVKSMRNAGYEPDNVTYSQLVFGLCKARRLEEACEVLDEMEAQGCVPDIKTWTILIQGHCTANEVDKALVCFAKMIEKNCDPDADLLDVLISGFLGQKKLDGAYQLLIELVNKAHLRPWQATYKHLIEKLLEVRKLEEAISLLRLMKKQNYPPFPEPFVQYISKFGTVEDAAEFLKALSSKEYPSMSAYLHIFNSFFNEGRHSEAKDLLFKCPHHIRKHSEICKLFGSAESKSTTPTTTTTTTQSSPNPIGT; this is encoded by the coding sequence ATGGCGAGAAGAAAGGCAATTCTGACTTCCCTCACGCTGGCAAACTCGCTCTTTTCGACTCGGTCGAGCCATTCCCAGGTGACTCGGTTTTTGccctcttctctttctcatcAATCCCGCTTTCCCCCTTTCACAACAAATCATCGTATAATGTTTTTCTCATCGAAGCCTCATTCGCTTCTCGAGCTTGTTTTGGCCAACGATTGGTCGGAAATTTTAGAAACAGAGTTAGAGACTTTAAACCCTACACTCACACACGAAACTATGGTCTATGTCTTGAAAAGACTCGATAAAGaaccccaaaaggcctcggaTTTCTTCAACTGGGCCTGCGGGAAAAATGGGTCTACTCAGAGTTCTCCGATTTATAGCATTTTGCTTAGgatttttgttcaaaatgAATCGATGAAGCAGTTTTGGATTACGTTGAGGGTCATGAAAGAACGGGGGTTTTACCTTGATGAGGAAACTTATTTGACCATTTTGGGAGTCTTGAAGAGGGCAAAGAAGGCCGCTGATGCCACGGCTTTGACTCATTTTTACAATCGGATGCTGCAAGAAAATGCCATGGATAGTGTGGTGCAGAAGGTGGTTAACATTGTTTTACAGTCAGAGTGGAATAATGATGTTGCTGAAAAACTTGAGGGGCTTGGTATTGTATTATCAGATAGCTTTGTAATTAGAGTGTTGAAAGAACTTAGAAATTTTCCATTGAAAGGCTTGAGCTTTTTTCATTGGGTTGGTTGTAGACCGGATTATGATCACAACACAGTTACATACAATGCAATTGCTAGGGTTTTGGGACGGGATGACTCGATTGAGGCGTTCTGGGGTTTGgttgaagaaatgaagaatgCTGGTCATGAGATCGATATCGATACTTACATAAAGATCTCTAGGCAGTTTCAGAGGAGCAAGATGATGGGTGATGCTGTCAAGCTTTACGAGCTTATGATGGATGGGCCTTACAAACCCTCATTGCAGGATTGCAGTGTGCTTTTGCGGAGCATCTCTGCTAGTGATAATCCAGATTTGAGCTTAGTGTTTAGAGTGGCCAAGAAATTCGAGGCGACAGGGTACAGTCTCTCCAAAGCTGTTTACGATGGAATCCATAGGTCATTGACAAGTGCGGGAAAGTTCGATGAAGCGGAGAATATTGTAAAGTCTATGAGAAATGCAGGGTATGAACCAGACAATGTTACATACAGCCAATTGGTATTTGGACTTTGCAAGGCTAGGAGACTTGAGGAAGCCTGTGAAGTGCTGGATGAGATGGAAGCACAAGGATGCGTTCCTGATATCAAGACTTGGACCATTTTAATTCAAGGACATTGTACTGCCAACGAAGTCGACAAGGCATTAGTTTGTTTTGCAAAGATGATAGAGAAGAATTGTGATCCCGACGCCGATCTTTTGGATGTTCTAATTAGCGGTTTCCTTGGCCAGAAAAAGTTAGATGGTGCTTACCAATTGCTGATTGAGTTGGTGAATAAGGCTCATTTAAGACCATGGCAGGCAACATACAAACATCTAATCGAAAAGCTCCTTGAAGTAAGGAAACTTGAGGAAGCTATTTCTCTTCTTAGGTTAATGAAGAAACAGAACTACCCACCTTTTCCTGAACCATTTGTTCAATATATCTCCAAGTTTGGTACAGTGGAGGATGCTGCTGAATTCTTGAAGGCTCTGAGCTCCAAAGAATATCCTTCCATGTCTGCCtatcttcatatttttaattcatttttcaacGAAGGTAGACATTCTGAGGCCAAAGATCTGCTCTTTAAATGCCCACATCACATTCGAAAGCATAGTGAAATTTGTAAGCTCTTTGGATCTGCAGAAAGCAAAAGCACTACtcctactactactactactactactcaGTCGTCTCCCAATCCAATTGGAACTTAA
- the LOC111793205 gene encoding elongation factor Tu, chloroplastic-like, with product MAAISLASAPTSTSSKLAFPHPSPSPFSSKPSSITKLSSSFLNPSSLRPLTFTSSSSATVKRSPSFTIRAARGKFERKKPHVNIGTIGHVDHGKTTLTAALTMALSKAPKKYDEIDAAPEERARGITINTATVEYETESRHYAHVDCPGHADYVKNMITGAAQMDGAILVVSGADGPMPQTKEHILLAKQVGVPNMVVFLNKKDQVDDEELLELVELEMRELLSSYEFPGDDVPIIAGSALLALEALMANPNIVRGENEWVDKIFELMDAVDSYIPIPERQTDLPFLLAVEDVFSITGRGTVATGRVERGTVRVGETVDIVGLRETRNTTVTGVEMFQKILDEALAGDNVGLLLRGVQKADIQRGMVLAKPGTITPHTKFVAVVYVLKKEEGGRHSPFFAGYRPQFYMRTTDVTGKVTSIMNDKDEESKMVMPGDRVKMVVELIMPVACEQGMRFAIREGGKTVGAGVIQSIIE from the coding sequence ATGGCGGCCATTTCCTTAGCTTCCGCTCCCACTTCCACTTCCTCCAAGCTCGCTTTCCCGCATCCCTCTCCTTCGCCCTTTTCCTCCAAACCCTCCTCTATCACCAagctttcttcctctttcttgaATCCTTCTTCTCTTCGCCCTCTAACCTTCacttcttcctcttccgcCACTGTTAAACGCTCTCCTTCCTTCACTATTCGCGCCGCTCGTGGCAAATTCGAGAGGAAGAAACCCCATGTCAATATCGGCACAATTGGGCATGTCGACCATGGTAAGACCACTCTCACCGCCGCTTTAACCATGGCTTTGAGCAAAGCCCCAAAGAAATATGACGAAATTGACGCCGCACCTGAAGAGCGAGCTCGGGGTATTACGATTAACACCGCCACCGTTGAGTACGAGACTGAGAGCCGACATTACGCCCACGTTGATTGCCCTGGCCATGCTGATTACGTCAAGAACATGATTACTGGTGCTGCTCAAATGGATGGCGCAATTTTGGTTGTTTCGGGCGCTGATGGCCCAATGCCACAAACGAAGGAGCATATTTTGTTGGCTAAGCAAGTGGGTGTCCCCAATATGGTGGTGTTTCTCAACAAGAAGGATCAAGTTGATGACGAGGAGCTTCTGGAGCTTGTGGAATTGGAGATGCGTGAGTTGCTTTCGTCTTATGAATTTCCAGGTGATGATGTCCCAATTATTGCTGGTTCTGCTTTGTTAGCTTTGGAAGCTCTAATGGCTAACCCCAATATTGTTAGAGGCGAAAATGAATGGGTGGataaaatttttgaacttATGGATGCTGTTGATAGTTATATTCCCATACCCGAAAGACAAACAgatcttccatttttgctTGCTGTTGAAGATGTGTTCTCTATTACTGGTCGTGGTACTGTGGCGACAGGGCGTGTCGAGAGGGGTACCGTTAGGGTTGGAGAGACAGTGGATATTGTAGGATTGAGGGAAACTAGAAACACAACAGTAACAGGGGTGGAGATGTTTCAGAAAATTCTTGATGAAGCTTTGGCTGGGGATAATGTAGGATTGTTGCTTAGAGGTGTTCAAAAGGCTGATATCCAGAGAGGGATGGTTTTGGCCAAGCCTGGCACCATCACCCCACACACCAAGTTTGTTGCAGTTGTGTATGtgttgaagaaggaagagggTGGTAGACATTCACCCTTTTTCGCCGGTTACCGACCACAATTTTACATGAGGACGACCGATGTCACCGGTAAGGTGACTTCGATTATGAATGACAAGGACGAGGAGTCAAAAATGGTTATGCCAGGAGACCGAGTGAAAATGGTTGTTGAACTGATAATGCCAGTGGCTTGTGAACAAGGAATGAGGTTTGCCATCAGAGAAGGTGGAAAGACTGTTGGAGCTGGTGTGATCCAATCTATAATCGAGTGA
- the LOC111793203 gene encoding cytochrome P450 71A6-like: protein METLLLLQSSLHPILFGGCVLVLIFLLQKWLLSNQNSSKASPPSPPKHPIFGHLLKLGRLPHITLQNYARRYGPLFLLHLGAKPTIVVSSPQLARDIMKTHDLSFANRPKSSMADKLLYGSKDIAMSPYGEYWRRMRSIGVLRLLSHNSVQSFCCVREQEVKAMIDNIQRNPLSVNFTELFSGLTNDVICRVAFGRKYGIGQDGSKLRSLLLQFGELMASFIIRDYVPLLGWIDGITGFDAKAKRVAKELDILLDEVIQDHIHLQNRAEHKDLVDILLSIQVENSTGSPLQMESIKALILDMFAAGVDSTYAALEWAMSELLKHPESMKKLKGEMREIMGGKGYAGEEDIEKMPYLKAIIKETLRLHPPLPLLFRESSEYIKVKGYDINPGTRVIINAWAIGRDPEVWEEAEEFRPERFMKSSMDFKGQSLELIPFGAGRRGCPGIAFAMAMIEMALANVVYKFEWKLPNGAAGEDLDMSGVFGLATHREYPLVAIATSCQRDSTSYNS from the exons atggaaactcttcttcttcttcaatcatcACTTCATCCAATTTTGTTCGGTGGTTGCGTCCTTGTCCTGATCTTCCTTCTCCAAAAATGGCTGCTTTCCAATCAAAACTCATCAAAAGCCTCGCCGCCATCGCCGCCAAAGCATCCAATCTTCGGCCACCTTTTGAAGCTTGGCCGCCTTCCTCATATTACTCTCCAAAACTATGCTCGCCGCTATGGTCCTCTGTTTCTCCTTCACTTGGGCGCCAAGCCCACCATCGTGGTCTCTTCTCCCCAACTGGCTCGTGATATCATGAAGACCCACGACCTTAGCTTTGCCAATCGACCCAAATCAAGCATGGCTGATAAGCTTCTTTATGGGTCAAAAGATATAGCGATGTCTCCTTATGGTGAATATTGGAGGCGGATGAGAAGCATCGGCGTGCTCCGTCTTTTGAGCCACAACAGTGTCCAATCGTTTTGTTGTGTTAGAGAACAAGAAGTGAAGGCCATGATCGACAACATCCAACGCAATCCACTGTCGGTTAATTTCACTGAACTCTTCTCTGGACTGACCAACGACGTGATTTGCAGGGTGGCCTTTGGGAGAAAATATGGGATTGGTCAAGATGGGTCGAAGCTTAGGTCCCTTCTCTTGCAATTTGGGGAGTTAATGGCGAGTTTTATCATTCGAGACTACGTTCCATTGCTGGGTTGGATCGATGGCATTACTGGGTTCGACGCCAAAGCCAAGAGGGTAGCCAAAGAGCTGGACATTTTGTTAGATGAAGTGATTCAAGATCATATTCATTTACAGAACAGAGCAGAGCACAAGGACTTGGTGGATATTCTACTCTCTATCCAAGTAGAGAACTCCACTGGTTCCCCCCTTCAAATGGAGAGCATAAAAGCTTTAATCTTG GACATGTTTGCAGCAGGCGTAGACTCGACGTACGCAGCATTAGAATGGGCAATGTCAGAATTGTTGAAACACCCAGAAAgcatgaagaaattgaagggTGAGATGAGGGAAATAATGGGTGGGAAAGGCTATGCGGGGGAGGAGGATATAGAAAAGATGCCTTACTTGAAGGCAATAATCAAGGAAACGTTGCGGCTACACCCACCACTCCCGCTTCTGTTCAGAGAATCGAGTGAATACATTAAGGTGAAGGGATACGATATTAATCCCGGCACTCGGGTAATCATCAATGCATGGGCCATCGGAAGAGACCCAGAGGTGTGGGAAGAAGCAGAGGAGTTTCGACCGGAGAGGTTCATGAAGAGTTCGATGGATTTTAAGGGTCAGAGTTTGGAGTTGATCCCGTTCGGTGCAGGGCGAAGAGGGTGTCCTGGAATTGCGTTTGCAATGGCAATGATTGAGATGGCTTTGGCTAACGTGGTGTATAAATTTGAGTGGAAGTTGCCTAATGGAGCTGCCGGGGAGGATTTGGACATGTCTGGAGTGTTTGGGTTAGCCACTCATAGGGAGTATCCACTTGTGGCAATCGCAACTTCTTGTCAGAGGGACTCGACGTCGTACAACTCATAG